In Deltaproteobacteria bacterium, a single genomic region encodes these proteins:
- a CDS encoding PEGA domain-containing protein: protein MNSRLSLFCILSLLVLLLSGCATMIRGASQEISIASNPSGASVKINGMPKGSTPVMIMLPRGDNQFVRIESPGYEPYEIVLENYFRPYALSNLLLFPFMPVGVIIDKVNRVDYTYTPSSINAVLMPLSRRDDVPPVQ from the coding sequence ATGAATTCAAGGCTTTCTTTGTTCTGCATTTTGAGTCTTCTTGTTCTTCTTCTTTCTGGTTGTGCGACCATGATCAGAGGGGCATCACAGGAAATCTCAATCGCGAGCAATCCGAGCGGTGCAAGCGTAAAAATTAACGGCATGCCAAAAGGCAGCACCCCAGTCATGATTATGCTTCCGCGTGGTGATAATCAGTTTGTCCGGATCGAATCTCCCGGTTATGAGCCATATGAAATAGTCCTTGAAAACTACTTCAGGCCATACGCCCTGTCCAATCTACTTCTTTTCCCTTTTATGCCGGTCGGGGTGATAATCGACAAGGTGAATCGGGTTGACTATACCTATACGCCCAGCTCAATCAACGCCGTGCTGATGCCGCTCTCGAGGAGAGACGATGTCCCTCCGGTACAATGA
- a CDS encoding 4Fe-4S binding protein: MEIKSIDLIYFSSTHATERIVKTIAEGIHAQIRGTYDLTPPRASEKPPRASHCNLAIIGSPVYAGRLPETMVSRFRIRGSSTPAVLVAVYGNRAYEDALRELNDLAILAGFIPVALSAFPAEHSFSTRELPIAAGRPDLQDLVKAKMFGERVLEIISSLDAPHDMLLPTPPGNFPYKDARIFSGITPSVDEKSCTTCLTCVSVCPTAAIPQDNPLTTDPNLCIRCSACIKACPEGARRMDHPKMRQIAEFLHKNCNDRKEPEFYVGSIADPKIEKTR, encoded by the coding sequence ATGGAGATCAAATCAATCGACTTAATTTACTTTTCTTCAACGCATGCCACAGAAAGGATCGTCAAGACGATCGCCGAAGGAATTCACGCTCAAATCAGGGGAACGTATGATCTGACACCCCCCCGCGCCTCCGAAAAACCCCCACGGGCATCCCATTGCAATCTGGCCATTATCGGCTCTCCTGTTTATGCGGGGCGCCTTCCGGAAACGATGGTTTCCAGATTCCGGATCAGGGGTTCCTCAACGCCTGCGGTTCTCGTCGCGGTTTATGGGAACCGGGCTTATGAAGATGCCCTGCGTGAACTGAACGATTTGGCCATCCTTGCGGGCTTCATCCCCGTTGCCCTCTCCGCCTTTCCCGCCGAGCACTCCTTTTCGACACGGGAATTGCCCATCGCTGCGGGACGGCCGGACTTGCAGGATCTCGTGAAGGCTAAAATGTTTGGAGAAAGGGTGCTTGAGATCATTTCGTCGCTTGACGCCCCTCATGACATGCTTTTGCCGACTCCCCCCGGAAATTTCCCCTATAAAGATGCCCGGATATTTTCGGGTATCACGCCATCCGTCGATGAAAAAAGCTGCACAACATGCCTGACGTGCGTATCGGTATGCCCGACCGCCGCCATTCCTCAGGACAATCCCCTGACAACCGACCCGAACCTGTGCATCCGCTGTTCCGCCTGCATCAAGGCGTGCCCGGAGGGTGCCAGAAGAATGGATCATCCAAAGATGAGGCAAATTGCAGAGTTTTTGCACAAAAACTGTAATGACCGAAAAGAACCCGAATTTTATGTGGGGAGCATCGCCGATCCGAAAATCGAAAAGACACGATAA